Proteins co-encoded in one Ralstonia sp. RRA genomic window:
- a CDS encoding DHCW motif cupin fold protein, whose translation MKMAPFAFGTTDWSVVEPTEHTGQMDENGNGGMALWRTRYFGDEPNRIRVRMVEYTPGYLADHWCKKGHILFCLDGELETTLEDGRKFTLTPGMSYQVGDDAEAHQSYTKTGARLFIVD comes from the coding sequence ATGAAGATGGCCCCCTTCGCTTTCGGCACGACCGACTGGTCTGTTGTCGAGCCCACCGAACACACTGGCCAAATGGACGAAAACGGCAATGGCGGCATGGCCCTCTGGCGCACACGCTACTTTGGTGACGAGCCCAACCGCATCCGCGTGCGCATGGTCGAGTACACGCCCGGCTACCTGGCCGACCACTGGTGCAAGAAAGGTCACATCCTGTTCTGCCTGGACGGCGAACTGGAAACCACGCTGGAAGACGGCCGCAAGTTCACGCTCACGCCCGGTATGAGCTACCAGGTGGGGGATGATGCCGAGGCGCATCAGTCCTATACGAAGACGGGCGCCCGGCTCTTTATTGTTGATTGA
- a CDS encoding dicarboxylate/amino acid:cation symporter, whose protein sequence is MNTKRLTSHIGIAMVLGIAVGWGCHEYAKDAAAAKDIASYFSIITDIFLRMIKMIIAPLVFSTLVTGLASMSGGSAVGRVGLRAMIWFVCASATSLALGMLLVNFFQPGVHMNLPLPDMAATSGLKTGDFTLKAFITHVFPRSIVEAMANNEILQILVFSLFFGAALSTMKNPMESVIGRGLEELTKLMFRITDYVMRFAPLGVFAAMAAAITVEGVGVLVTYGKLIGEFYLGLALLWAILFFAGYVLLGRSLGRLLGLIREPTMLAFATASSESAYPKTMEALEKFGVPKRVASFVLPLGYSFNLDGSMMYQAFAVLFIAQAYNIQMSFTQQVTLLLVLMLTSKGMAGVARASLVVVAATLPMFHLPEAGLLLIIGIDQFFDMGRTATNVIGNSLATAVVAKYEPAEEDSEAEVAEPAAQPNLG, encoded by the coding sequence TTGAACACCAAACGTCTGACCTCCCACATCGGCATTGCCATGGTGCTGGGCATTGCCGTCGGCTGGGGCTGCCACGAATACGCCAAGGACGCTGCGGCGGCCAAGGACATCGCTTCGTACTTCAGCATCATCACCGACATCTTCCTGCGCATGATCAAGATGATCATCGCGCCGCTGGTGTTCTCGACCCTGGTGACGGGGCTGGCGAGCATGAGCGGTGGCAGCGCGGTTGGTCGCGTGGGCCTGCGCGCGATGATCTGGTTTGTGTGTGCGTCGGCCACGTCGCTGGCGCTGGGCATGCTGCTGGTCAATTTCTTCCAGCCGGGCGTGCACATGAATCTGCCGCTGCCCGACATGGCGGCAACGTCGGGTTTGAAGACGGGTGACTTCACGCTCAAGGCCTTCATCACGCACGTCTTCCCGCGCAGCATCGTGGAGGCGATGGCCAACAACGAGATCCTGCAGATCCTGGTGTTCTCCCTGTTCTTCGGCGCCGCGCTGTCGACCATGAAGAACCCGATGGAAAGCGTGATCGGCCGTGGCCTGGAAGAACTGACCAAGCTGATGTTCCGCATTACCGACTACGTGATGCGCTTCGCACCGCTGGGCGTGTTTGCCGCTATGGCCGCCGCCATCACGGTGGAAGGCGTGGGCGTGCTGGTCACCTACGGCAAGCTGATCGGCGAGTTCTACCTGGGGCTGGCGCTGCTGTGGGCGATCCTGTTCTTCGCTGGTTACGTGCTGCTGGGCCGCTCGCTGGGGCGTCTGCTGGGCTTGATCCGTGAACCGACCATGCTGGCGTTTGCCACGGCCAGCAGCGAATCGGCCTACCCGAAGACGATGGAAGCGCTGGAGAAGTTTGGCGTGCCCAAGCGCGTCGCCAGCTTCGTGCTGCCGCTGGGTTACTCGTTCAACCTCGATGGCTCGATGATGTACCAGGCGTTTGCGGTGCTGTTCATCGCGCAGGCCTACAACATCCAGATGAGCTTCACGCAGCAAGTCACGCTGCTGCTGGTGCTGATGCTTACGAGCAAGGGCATGGCCGGTGTGGCGCGTGCCTCGCTGGTGGTGGTGGCGGCCACGCTGCCGATGTTCCACCTGCCGGAAGCTGGCCTGCTGCTGATCATCGGTATCGACCAATTCTTCGACATGGGCCGCACGGCCACCAACGTGATCGGCAACAGCCTGGCCACTGCCGTGGTGGCGAAGTACGAACCGGCTGAAGAGGACAGTGAAGCCGAAGTGGCTGAGCCTGCCGCGCAGCCGAACCTCGGCTGA
- a CDS encoding fumarate hydratase produces MTVIRQEDLIQSVADALQYISYYHPMDYITALGRAYEQEQSPAAKDAIAQILTNSRMCAEGKRPICQDTGIVTVFLKVGMNVRWDGATMSLEDMVNEGVRRAYNDVDNKLRASVLADPAGKRTNTKDNTPAVINMSIVPGDTVDVIVAAKGGGSEAKSKFVMLNPSDSIVDWVLKTVPTMGAGWCPPGMLGIGIGGTAEKAMLLAKEALMEPIDIQDLIARGPSNRAEELRIELYEKVNALGIGAQGLGGLATVLDVKILDYPTHAANLPVAMIPNCAATRHAHFTLDGSGVAKLEAPDLSQWPKVEWAPNTETSKRVDLNALTPEEVASWKPGQTLLLNGKMLTGRDAAHKRIADMLAKGEKLPIDFTNRVIYYVGPVDPVRDEVVGPAGPTTATRMDKFTETMLAQTGLIAMVGKAERGPVAIESIQKHKSAYLMAVGGAAYLVSKAIRGSKVLAFEDLGMEAIYEFDVKDMPVTVAVDSSGTSVHKTGPAEWQAKIGKIPVAAA; encoded by the coding sequence ATGACCGTCATTCGTCAAGAAGACCTCATCCAGAGCGTCGCCGACGCGCTGCAGTACATCAGCTACTACCACCCGATGGACTACATCACTGCTCTGGGCCGTGCCTATGAGCAGGAACAAAGTCCCGCGGCCAAGGACGCCATCGCGCAGATCCTGACCAACAGCCGCATGTGTGCAGAGGGCAAGCGCCCGATCTGCCAGGACACCGGCATCGTCACCGTGTTCCTGAAGGTGGGCATGAACGTGCGCTGGGACGGCGCCACGATGAGCCTGGAAGACATGGTCAACGAAGGCGTGCGCCGCGCGTACAACGACGTCGACAACAAGCTGCGCGCAAGCGTGCTGGCTGACCCCGCCGGCAAGCGCACCAACACGAAGGACAACACCCCGGCCGTGATCAACATGTCGATCGTGCCGGGCGATACGGTGGACGTGATCGTTGCCGCCAAGGGCGGCGGCTCGGAAGCCAAGTCGAAGTTCGTGATGCTGAATCCGTCCGACTCGATCGTCGACTGGGTGCTCAAGACCGTGCCGACCATGGGCGCCGGCTGGTGTCCGCCGGGCATGCTGGGCATCGGCATTGGCGGCACGGCGGAAAAGGCCATGCTGCTGGCCAAGGAAGCCCTGATGGAGCCGATCGACATTCAAGACCTGATCGCCCGCGGCCCGAGCAACCGCGCAGAAGAACTGCGCATCGAGCTGTACGAGAAGGTCAACGCGCTGGGCATTGGCGCACAAGGCCTGGGCGGCCTGGCCACCGTGCTCGACGTGAAGATCCTGGACTACCCGACGCACGCCGCCAACCTGCCGGTCGCGATGATCCCGAACTGTGCCGCCACCCGCCACGCGCACTTCACGCTGGACGGCAGCGGCGTTGCCAAGCTGGAAGCGCCGGACCTGTCGCAATGGCCGAAGGTTGAGTGGGCACCGAACACCGAAACGTCGAAGCGCGTGGACCTGAACGCGCTCACGCCGGAAGAAGTCGCCTCGTGGAAGCCGGGCCAGACCCTGCTGCTCAACGGCAAGATGCTGACCGGCCGCGACGCCGCGCACAAGCGCATCGCCGACATGCTGGCCAAGGGCGAGAAGCTGCCGATCGACTTCACCAACCGCGTGATCTACTACGTCGGCCCGGTCGACCCGGTGCGTGATGAAGTCGTCGGCCCGGCAGGCCCGACTACGGCTACCCGCATGGACAAATTCACCGAAACGATGCTCGCCCAGACGGGCCTGATCGCCATGGTGGGCAAGGCTGAGCGTGGCCCGGTTGCCATCGAGTCCATCCAGAAGCACAAGTCGGCCTACCTGATGGCCGTGGGCGGTGCCGCTTACCTGGTGTCGAAGGCGATTCGTGGCTCCAAGGTGCTGGCGTTTGAAGACCTGGGCATGGAAGCCATCTACGAGTTCGACGTGAAGGACATGCCTGTGACCGTTGCCGTGGACAGCTCGGGCACGTCGGTCCACAAGACCGGCCCGGCGGAATGGCAAGCGAAGATCGGCAAGATTCCGGTCGCCGCAGCCTGA
- a CDS encoding DMT family transporter has protein sequence MPIHALFLIAAMALVGSNVGFGKSIVAVMPVMLFALLRFLIAIVCMAPWYKPSRMRRVTRGEWTNLFLQAFFGTFGFTLLMLNGVKLTSALAAGIITSTIPATVALLSWLVLREKPSGRTFVSVVLAVAGVAILNAYRGGESSGTAPADAAQALLGNALVMGAVLCESIYVILSRRLTQTLPAIEICAYTHLIGGLLMLPLGLVPLLTFDASSVPASVWGLVVWYALSASIFSFWLWMKGIRHVPAHLAGVFTSVLPIAAATYGIVALGETPGWPHAVALACVVAGILVASWPARPRLPVRRGRVVDPLDPLDPSLDRE, from the coding sequence GTGCCCATCCACGCCCTTTTCCTGATTGCTGCCATGGCACTGGTCGGCAGCAACGTCGGTTTCGGCAAATCGATCGTCGCCGTCATGCCGGTGATGCTGTTTGCGTTGCTGCGCTTTCTGATTGCCATCGTGTGCATGGCGCCGTGGTACAAGCCGTCGCGCATGCGACGGGTGACGCGCGGGGAATGGACCAACCTCTTCCTGCAGGCGTTCTTCGGCACGTTCGGTTTCACGCTGCTGATGCTCAACGGCGTGAAGCTCACCTCGGCGCTGGCTGCCGGCATCATCACCAGCACGATCCCGGCCACTGTGGCGCTGCTGTCATGGTTGGTGCTGCGTGAGAAGCCATCGGGACGTACCTTCGTCTCGGTGGTGCTGGCCGTGGCGGGTGTGGCCATTCTCAACGCCTATCGCGGCGGCGAATCGTCCGGCACGGCACCCGCCGATGCGGCACAGGCGCTGCTGGGCAATGCGCTGGTGATGGGGGCGGTGCTGTGCGAGTCGATCTACGTGATCCTGTCGCGGCGCCTGACACAAACGTTGCCCGCCATCGAGATCTGTGCGTACACGCACCTGATCGGCGGCCTGCTGATGCTGCCGCTGGGCCTGGTGCCGCTGCTGACGTTTGATGCATCGAGCGTGCCCGCATCCGTCTGGGGCCTGGTGGTCTGGTACGCGCTGTCGGCCAGCATCTTTTCGTTCTGGCTGTGGATGAAGGGCATTCGGCACGTGCCAGCGCACTTGGCCGGCGTGTTCACCTCGGTGCTGCCGATTGCCGCAGCCACTTACGGCATCGTCGCGCTGGGTGAGACGCCCGGCTGGCCGCATGCCGTGGCACTGGCTTGCGTGGTGGCCGGCATCTTGGTGGCGAGTTGGCCAGCGCGGCCACGCTTGCCGGTGCGGCGTGGGCGGGTGGTCGATCCGCTGGACCCGCTTGATCCGTCGCTGGATCGCGAATAA
- a CDS encoding ATP-binding protein, with translation MDEDNLSLDDADDGTFVPTGGRQPQSLLSSLDSMCAQFALRTVCAMGLRFNLRTNINDILTVCAPELIWPVTVIQRLQRFLAARCADMPGWRAVGKLDLPTFMDRHGQWSSAFDESSLFYYLDEYVKHHAKDMFTVFGASCDALGERLSSERVLLVGNIDMLARVLGLPPHERALLLFASLVKYKRDLRAVMVDCKVAHSQEAFQLLAGLAGASTAEVAASLRPGSRLETLGLIEPPLPENSVTDLGDLMRISDRLLHVLLGDYASEAEMMAVFTRPAPPTTLAQSDYPHVETDARYLTALLENASQTRAVGVNILLYGAPGTGKTELARVLARDAGCELYEVDCLDKDGNSLSGKDRYRSLQVSQAFLRGRPGAVLLFDEVEDVFPGPTRELMSLFGHEEPRGSVNGKAWVNQTLEQNPVPVIWVSNSIRQIDPAYLRRFQFHLELKVPPPTVRESIIRKHLEGLEVSDAFMAKLAARKTLTPAQIDSAARFARLTQPAMEESAESLIVRQLDHADQAMGLRPEVPAHRVVTEYKLDYLNLETRFPVERVIEALRARKRGTLCFFGPPGTGKTVLAEHIASQLDVPLMIRRASDLMSKYVGETEQQIAAMFSRAEEERALLLLDEADSFMQSRQGAVRNYEVSEVNEMLQGMERFDGIFICTTNLFDRLDEAALRRFAFKIRFRPLMRAQREQMFIAEALGGNADALKPVWREILASLDMLTPGDFAVVKQQSLLLGEALEPEAFLAQLRQEHSIKPELRERRSIGFTPR, from the coding sequence ATGGATGAAGACAATCTCAGCCTGGACGACGCCGACGATGGTACGTTCGTCCCCACGGGCGGCAGGCAGCCTCAATCGCTGTTGTCGTCACTGGACTCCATGTGCGCGCAATTTGCGTTGCGTACGGTCTGTGCGATGGGCCTGCGCTTCAATCTGCGCACCAACATCAACGACATTCTCACCGTTTGCGCGCCGGAGCTGATCTGGCCCGTGACGGTCATCCAGCGCTTGCAGCGGTTCCTGGCCGCGCGCTGCGCCGATATGCCGGGCTGGCGCGCCGTCGGCAAGCTGGATCTGCCCACCTTCATGGACCGCCACGGCCAGTGGAGCAGCGCCTTTGACGAAAGCTCGCTGTTCTACTACCTCGACGAGTACGTCAAGCATCACGCTAAGGACATGTTCACCGTGTTTGGGGCCTCGTGCGATGCCCTGGGCGAGCGACTATCCAGTGAGCGCGTGCTGCTGGTCGGCAACATCGACATGCTGGCGCGCGTGCTGGGCCTGCCGCCGCATGAGCGCGCGCTGCTGTTGTTCGCGTCGCTGGTGAAGTACAAGCGCGATCTGCGTGCCGTGATGGTCGATTGCAAGGTCGCTCACAGCCAGGAGGCCTTCCAACTGCTGGCGGGGCTGGCAGGCGCGAGCACCGCCGAGGTGGCCGCCTCCCTGCGCCCCGGTTCGCGGTTGGAAACGCTTGGCCTGATCGAGCCGCCGTTGCCCGAGAACAGCGTCACGGATCTGGGCGACCTGATGCGTATCTCCGATCGTCTGCTGCACGTGCTGCTGGGCGACTACGCGAGTGAGGCGGAGATGATGGCTGTCTTCACGCGTCCCGCGCCGCCGACCACGCTGGCGCAATCCGACTATCCGCACGTCGAGACCGACGCGCGCTATCTGACCGCCTTGCTGGAAAACGCTTCGCAGACGCGTGCCGTGGGCGTGAACATCCTGCTGTACGGCGCGCCCGGCACCGGCAAGACCGAACTGGCGCGCGTGCTGGCGCGCGATGCCGGCTGCGAGCTGTATGAGGTGGATTGCCTCGACAAGGATGGCAACAGCCTCTCCGGCAAAGACCGCTATCGCTCACTGCAGGTCTCGCAGGCGTTCCTGCGGGGGCGGCCTGGCGCCGTGTTGCTGTTTGACGAAGTGGAAGACGTATTCCCTGGCCCGACACGCGAGCTCATGAGCCTGTTCGGGCATGAAGAGCCGCGCGGCTCCGTCAACGGCAAGGCGTGGGTCAATCAAACGCTGGAGCAGAACCCGGTGCCGGTGATCTGGGTATCGAACTCGATCCGGCAGATCGATCCGGCCTACCTGCGGCGCTTCCAGTTCCATCTTGAGTTGAAGGTGCCGCCGCCGACCGTGCGCGAGAGCATCATCCGCAAGCACCTGGAAGGGCTGGAAGTGTCGGATGCCTTCATGGCCAAGCTGGCGGCGCGCAAGACGCTCACGCCTGCGCAGATCGACTCGGCCGCGCGCTTCGCACGCCTGACGCAGCCGGCGATGGAGGAATCGGCGGAATCGTTGATCGTGCGCCAGCTCGATCATGCAGATCAGGCCATGGGCTTGCGCCCCGAAGTGCCGGCGCACCGTGTCGTCACCGAATACAAGCTCGACTATTTGAACCTCGAGACGCGCTTCCCCGTGGAGCGGGTGATTGAAGCGCTGCGCGCACGCAAGCGCGGCACGCTGTGCTTCTTCGGGCCGCCGGGCACGGGCAAGACGGTGTTGGCCGAGCACATCGCCAGCCAACTCGACGTGCCGCTGATGATCCGCCGCGCCTCAGACCTGATGAGCAAGTACGTGGGCGAGACGGAGCAGCAGATTGCCGCCATGTTCTCGCGCGCTGAAGAAGAGCGCGCGCTCCTGCTGCTCGACGAGGCTGACAGCTTCATGCAGAGCCGCCAGGGTGCGGTGCGCAACTACGAGGTGTCGGAAGTCAACGAGATGCTGCAGGGCATGGAGCGCTTTGACGGCATCTTCATCTGCACGACCAACCTGTTCGATCGGCTGGATGAGGCTGCGCTGCGGCGCTTTGCATTCAAGATCCGCTTCAGGCCACTGATGCGGGCCCAGCGCGAGCAGATGTTCATTGCCGAGGCACTGGGTGGCAATGCGGATGCGCTCAAGCCCGTGTGGCGCGAGATTCTGGCCTCGCTCGACATGCTCACGCCGGGCGACTTTGCGGTGGTCAAGCAGCAATCGCTGCTGCTGGGCGAGGCGCTGGAGCCGGAGGCGTTTCTTGCGCAACTGCGGCAGGAGCATTCGATCAAGCCGGAGTTGCGTGAGCGGCGGTCGATTGGTTTTACACCGCGGTGA
- the murI gene encoding glutamate racemase, whose amino-acid sequence MTTRAQTPVGVFDSGLGGLSVLRAIRAELPAESLLYLADSRHAPYGEKSPEYIADRTLRACEWLVEQGCKALVIACNTATAQAVHVLREKLAVPVIGVEPGLKPAVAHSKSRVVGVLATESTLRSEKFARLLAAVSGDCKVISQPGYGLVPLIERGDTHSPAVLELLQAYLQPMLDAGADTLVHGCTHYPFLEDAIREIAGDRLTLIDTGHAVARHLGRTLAAAQLQATGNAASPRFMSTGDVLPLQAMVAALLGEAPMAQHVDIGDAPLTPAATALASQAE is encoded by the coding sequence GTGACGACACGCGCGCAGACACCGGTCGGGGTCTTTGACTCCGGCCTCGGAGGGCTCTCCGTCCTGCGCGCGATTCGCGCCGAACTGCCGGCCGAATCGCTTCTCTACCTGGCGGATTCCCGCCATGCCCCGTACGGGGAAAAATCTCCCGAATACATTGCTGATCGCACGCTGCGAGCGTGTGAGTGGCTGGTCGAGCAAGGCTGCAAGGCGCTGGTGATCGCGTGCAATACCGCCACGGCGCAAGCCGTGCACGTGCTGCGTGAAAAGCTCGCAGTGCCGGTGATTGGCGTCGAGCCCGGCCTGAAGCCTGCGGTCGCGCACTCCAAGAGTCGCGTGGTGGGTGTATTGGCCACGGAGAGCACTCTGCGCAGCGAAAAATTCGCGCGCCTGCTGGCAGCGGTCTCTGGCGATTGCAAAGTGATAAGCCAGCCGGGCTATGGCCTCGTCCCGCTGATCGAACGCGGCGACACGCACTCCCCCGCCGTGCTGGAACTGCTGCAAGCCTATCTACAGCCGATGCTGGATGCCGGCGCCGACACGCTGGTGCACGGCTGCACGCACTACCCCTTTCTGGAAGACGCCATCCGCGAGATTGCGGGCGATCGGCTGACGCTGATCGACACTGGTCATGCCGTTGCGCGCCATCTGGGCCGTACGCTAGCTGCGGCGCAATTGCAGGCCACGGGCAACGCTGCGTCACCGCGCTTCATGAGCACCGGTGATGTGCTCCCGCTGCAAGCCATGGTGGCTGCCTTGTTGGGCGAGGCTCCCATGGCGCAGCACGTGGACATTGGCGACGCGCCGCTCACCCCGGCGGCAACCGCGCTCGCTTCGCAAGCTGAATAA